In Spirochaeta thermophila DSM 6578, the following proteins share a genomic window:
- a CDS encoding carbohydrate ABC transporter permease, which yields MTSVTTRYPSRERRTRLRDTLEGYAFISPWLVGFFAFTFFPILASLYFAFTDYDLLSPPVFTGLSNFRALLRDDLFWKSLGVTFQYAFVSVPLRLVFALAVAMLLNMNLRFVGFYRAVYYIPSLIGGSVAVAVLWRRIFMKDGIVNMMLHSLGIHSDISWIGNPKTALLTLILLAAWQFGSSMLIFLAGLKQIPRSYYEAAHIDGANPFQRFIHITIPQLTPLIFFNLVMQLINGFTIFTQAYIVGGPSGDPMNSTLVYALQLYKKAFEFYQMGYASAMAWVLLLVIAIFTALIFKSSYLWVHYEAKEG from the coding sequence ATGACATCCGTTACCACTCGGTATCCCTCACGGGAGAGAAGGACGCGCCTTCGCGACACCCTCGAAGGCTATGCCTTCATCTCCCCCTGGCTGGTGGGATTCTTCGCTTTCACCTTCTTCCCCATCCTCGCATCACTCTACTTCGCCTTCACCGACTACGACCTCCTCTCGCCCCCCGTCTTCACCGGCCTTTCCAACTTCCGGGCCCTCCTCAGGGACGACCTCTTCTGGAAGTCCCTCGGGGTCACCTTTCAGTACGCCTTCGTCTCCGTGCCACTGAGGCTCGTCTTCGCCCTGGCGGTGGCGATGCTCCTCAACATGAACCTGAGATTCGTGGGGTTCTACCGGGCCGTATACTACATCCCCTCGCTCATCGGGGGGAGCGTGGCCGTGGCGGTCCTCTGGCGACGGATCTTCATGAAGGACGGCATCGTCAACATGATGCTCCACTCCCTGGGTATACACTCGGATATTTCATGGATAGGGAATCCCAAGACCGCCCTTCTCACGCTCATCCTCCTCGCCGCCTGGCAGTTCGGATCCTCCATGCTCATCTTCCTCGCCGGCCTCAAGCAGATACCCCGGAGCTACTACGAGGCCGCACACATAGACGGCGCGAATCCCTTCCAGCGATTCATACACATCACCATCCCCCAGCTCACCCCTCTCATCTTCTTCAATCTGGTGATGCAGCTCATCAACGGTTTCACGATCTTCACCCAGGCCTATATAGTAGGAGGCCCCTCCGGGGATCCGATGAACAGCACCCTGGTCTACGCCCTTCAGCTCTACAAGAAGGCCTTCGAGTTCTATCAGATGGGATACGCATCCGCCATGGCATGGGTGCTCCTCCTCGTCATCGCGATCTTCACCGCGCTCATCTTCAAGTCCTCGTATCTCTGGGTGCACTACGAAGCGAAGGAGGGATAG
- a CDS encoding SPOR domain-containing protein, giving the protein MDRKTLLLMILIGGFAWTSEASQNVWQGTATVSRYGDFPSGGYYAASNAFPPNTLVEVTNLENSATITVIVTQPLKEEGLLLLLSGDAARALGIPSGTIARVRAVEKSRVTAGAAAGGAGITSDIDFNPGATIPESALTPTPTPTPVTPLPTPRLQPGSVPLTASLLEPSPPPGPTPQPARAEPTPVPSPSLTPSPSPTPAPARAEPTPVPTPSPAPTPTPTPSPAPTPAPARTEPTPIPTVPLLTPTAPPTEPLLTQLTSRTPSKPLRLPPRSENPFLFLTEPETTLDLSEAEIELLEEPELPESGGEIAAATPQPTPTPEVAAPPTPTPTPEPAPSPLISLTPPRTLTPTPTPIPLDDPPPVPSPQLAPEPPHAPSLALAPPLLEPAAPARDEALVETLTPPTIPDTALVVPQEEPTLAEAPPTPGPTPTPILPEGEVELALVPAEERPPVAPEPTPTPEAEAIERIIEQLPPAPTPTPSPTPAPVVADTNLPLVESLDPGAYYLQIGAFTRPQTALHLVQRIRTTYPVVAYPLTRPDGTTVYRILVGPLNEDEGGTLLYWFKAQGFRDAFIQRGR; this is encoded by the coding sequence ATGGATCGGAAAACCCTGCTCCTCATGATCCTCATAGGCGGTTTCGCGTGGACGAGCGAGGCGTCCCAGAACGTGTGGCAGGGGACCGCCACCGTCTCGCGGTACGGTGACTTCCCCTCCGGGGGATACTATGCTGCGTCGAACGCGTTTCCTCCCAACACCTTGGTCGAGGTGACCAACCTCGAGAACAGTGCCACGATCACCGTGATCGTGACCCAGCCCTTGAAAGAGGAAGGACTCCTCCTTCTCCTCTCCGGGGATGCGGCCCGCGCCCTGGGCATCCCCTCGGGCACCATCGCCCGGGTGAGGGCGGTGGAGAAGTCCAGGGTCACGGCGGGTGCAGCCGCCGGAGGAGCAGGAATCACGTCCGACATCGATTTCAATCCCGGAGCCACCATCCCCGAGAGCGCGCTCACGCCCACCCCCACCCCCACCCCCGTCACCCCTCTCCCCACCCCGCGCCTCCAACCCGGCTCCGTTCCCCTCACCGCCTCCCTGCTCGAGCCCTCCCCGCCCCCCGGCCCCACCCCCCAGCCGGCCCGTGCCGAGCCCACACCGGTCCCTTCACCGTCCCTCACGCCGTCCCCCTCACCCACTCCTGCGCCCGCCCGCGCCGAACCCACACCAGTTCCCACCCCATCCCCCGCACCCACCCCGACCCCCACCCCATCCCCCGCACCCACTCCCGCACCGGCCCGCACCGAACCCACCCCCATCCCCACCGTCCCCCTCCTCACCCCCACCGCACCCCCCACCGAACCCCTTCTCACCCAGCTCACTTCACGCACCCCCTCCAAACCCCTTCGTCTCCCGCCGCGTTCCGAGAATCCCTTCCTCTTCCTCACCGAACCCGAGACCACCCTCGACCTCTCCGAAGCCGAGATCGAACTCCTCGAGGAACCCGAACTCCCTGAATCCGGCGGTGAGATCGCCGCTGCCACTCCACAACCCACCCCCACCCCTGAGGTCGCCGCACCACCCACCCCCACTCCTACCCCGGAACCCGCACCGAGCCCCCTCATCTCCCTCACTCCGCCGCGCACCCTCACACCCACCCCCACCCCCATTCCCCTCGACGACCCGCCTCCCGTCCCGTCCCCTCAGCTCGCACCCGAACCACCTCATGCCCCCTCACTCGCCCTTGCCCCACCCCTCCTCGAACCTGCAGCACCTGCACGCGATGAAGCCCTGGTGGAGACCCTCACCCCCCCCACCATACCCGACACCGCCCTCGTCGTACCCCAGGAAGAGCCCACCCTGGCCGAGGCCCCACCCACTCCCGGCCCCACCCCCACCCCGATCCTCCCTGAAGGAGAGGTGGAACTCGCCCTCGTGCCTGCAGAGGAGCGCCCCCCTGTCGCCCCGGAACCCACCCCCACCCCCGAAGCAGAGGCCATCGAGCGCATCATCGAGCAGCTCCCACCCGCCCCCACGCCCACACCCTCTCCCACCCCCGCCCCTGTGGTGGCCGACACCAACCTTCCCCTTGTCGAATCCCTCGATCCAGGTGCATATTACCTCCAGATAGGGGCATTTACACGCCCCCAGACAGCCCTGCACCTGGTACAGAGGATCCGCACCACCTATCCGGTGGTCGCCTATCCCCTCACCCGACCGGACGGCACCACCGTGTACCGCATTCTGGTGGGACCTCTCAATGAAGATGAGGGAGGCACCCTCCTGTACTGGTTCAAGGCACAGGGCTTCAGAGACGCCTTCATCCAGCGGGGGAGGTGA
- a CDS encoding ABC transporter substrate-binding protein: MRRKGMLLLLVLVLLAGLPLGASGTGETEEKGATLRLAWWGNPTRDERTLKVVELYKSRHPEVNILTETTGWVGYWDKLAAQAAANDLPDIIQMDYSYIRQYGGKNLLVDLTPFVDSGVIDLKGVDENLILGGKVGDKLYGINLGTNSWCLIYDPEVIQRAGLTEPSPTWTIDDFEAMAVTIYEKTGVQTIPFSTTDPRHAFENMLRQTGASFFDPATGASLGFTDPAVLERFFEVQLRLLQKGVLIRPDEAFVSTTPEEGAFARGRSWVEFLWSNQVVSAAAAAKRPIGVALPPYLPGAKRPGTYFKPSMFFSVAQSSKLKEEAARFVNFFVTDIEANKILLAERGIPIVPAVRDALKAIVDPVNRQVFEYIELVGEGHNSPIDPPDPPGAGEVVKLFRTITQEVLYGVTDPKTAAKKFMDQANEILARNK; the protein is encoded by the coding sequence ATGAGACGCAAAGGCATGTTACTGCTCCTCGTCCTTGTGCTCCTCGCCGGGCTTCCCCTCGGCGCATCGGGCACGGGCGAGACAGAGGAGAAAGGGGCCACCCTTCGCCTCGCCTGGTGGGGGAATCCCACCAGGGACGAACGTACCCTCAAGGTGGTCGAGCTCTACAAGAGTCGACACCCCGAGGTGAACATCCTCACGGAGACGACCGGATGGGTGGGATACTGGGACAAGCTCGCCGCACAGGCGGCGGCCAACGATCTCCCCGACATCATCCAGATGGACTACTCCTACATCAGACAGTACGGTGGGAAAAACCTCCTGGTCGATCTCACGCCTTTCGTGGACTCCGGGGTCATAGACCTCAAAGGGGTGGACGAGAACCTCATCCTCGGCGGCAAGGTGGGGGACAAGCTCTACGGTATCAACCTGGGAACCAACTCGTGGTGTCTCATCTATGACCCCGAGGTGATCCAGAGGGCAGGTCTCACGGAGCCCTCGCCCACCTGGACCATCGACGACTTCGAGGCCATGGCCGTGACCATCTACGAGAAGACGGGAGTCCAGACCATCCCCTTCTCCACCACGGATCCACGCCACGCCTTCGAGAACATGCTGAGACAGACGGGCGCATCCTTCTTCGATCCCGCCACCGGGGCATCGCTGGGATTCACCGATCCCGCAGTCCTCGAGAGATTCTTCGAGGTACAACTGAGGCTCCTCCAGAAGGGGGTGCTCATACGGCCCGACGAGGCTTTCGTGAGCACCACGCCGGAGGAGGGAGCCTTCGCCCGCGGAAGGTCGTGGGTCGAGTTCCTCTGGAGCAACCAGGTGGTCTCCGCCGCGGCGGCGGCCAAGCGGCCCATCGGGGTGGCCCTTCCTCCCTACCTGCCCGGTGCGAAGCGCCCCGGCACGTACTTCAAGCCTTCCATGTTCTTCTCGGTCGCCCAGTCCTCGAAGCTGAAGGAGGAGGCCGCCAGGTTCGTCAACTTCTTCGTCACCGACATCGAGGCCAACAAGATCCTCCTCGCGGAACGAGGGATTCCCATCGTCCCGGCCGTGAGGGATGCGCTCAAGGCCATCGTGGATCCCGTGAACCGCCAGGTCTTCGAGTACATCGAGCTCGTGGGCGAGGGGCACAACAGCCCCATCGATCCTCCCGATCCTCCCGGCGCGGGTGAGGTGGTGAAGCTCTTCAGGACCATCACCCAGGAGGTGCTCTACGGAGTCACCGATCCCAAGACCGCAGCAAAGAAGTTCATGGATCAGGCCAACGAGATCCTCGCGAGGAACAAGTAG
- a CDS encoding polysaccharide biosynthesis protein, with protein MRKTTGSSRIYIIGAGLAGTAIAKEIQEKGIFGSVAAFLDDDPGKIGTKLMGVPVLGPIRDVLPVLGNRPHDEALIAMPGASRMVLKGIYEALKQAGFGRIRILPTISQILDGEAHLIQTKEIDPADLLPREPLTINLSEALRYLRGKRVLITGAGGSIGSELARQLLFGGVQRLYLLGHGENSIYEIDRELRLLQKEGVGEKAAVVPIIGELQDRDFMFYILERLRADVVFHCAAHKHVPLMEANPVEAIKNNVFGTRNLVDAARAAGTQRFVFVSTDKAADPVSVYGCSKRIAEEIVLSSDGEVCAYMVVRFGNVLGSRGSIMPLFKEQILTGGPVTITTPGTTRFFMTIPEAASLILKAGGVTEKGALFVLDMGKPIRIQDLAEQMIRFYGFEPHRDIPIEYIGLRPGEKEHETLTAEDEELKPTPYPGILQVVRNGGANLPVERIVEELRPICFRMPGKEYLYRNREHLSEVLATYFSSYRVLVRRSA; from the coding sequence ATGAGAAAGACGACGGGTTCATCACGAATCTACATCATAGGCGCAGGGCTGGCCGGTACGGCCATTGCGAAGGAGATCCAGGAGAAGGGCATCTTCGGATCGGTGGCGGCTTTTCTGGATGACGATCCCGGAAAGATCGGCACGAAACTCATGGGGGTTCCGGTGCTGGGTCCCATACGCGACGTCCTGCCCGTCCTCGGCAACAGGCCCCACGACGAGGCCCTCATCGCCATGCCCGGGGCCTCACGCATGGTCCTCAAGGGGATCTACGAGGCCCTCAAACAGGCCGGCTTCGGTCGCATCCGCATCCTCCCCACCATATCCCAGATCCTCGACGGCGAGGCACATCTCATCCAGACAAAGGAGATAGACCCCGCCGACCTTCTCCCCCGGGAACCCCTCACCATCAATCTCTCCGAGGCCCTCAGGTACCTTCGAGGAAAGCGGGTCCTCATCACCGGCGCGGGGGGAAGCATCGGGAGTGAGCTCGCGCGCCAGCTCCTCTTCGGTGGGGTGCAGCGCCTCTACCTCCTCGGGCACGGGGAGAACAGTATCTACGAGATCGACCGGGAGCTCCGTCTCCTCCAGAAGGAAGGGGTCGGAGAGAAGGCCGCGGTGGTGCCCATCATCGGAGAGCTTCAGGACAGGGACTTCATGTTCTACATCCTCGAGCGCCTCAGGGCCGATGTGGTCTTCCACTGCGCTGCGCATAAGCACGTGCCGCTCATGGAGGCGAACCCGGTGGAGGCCATCAAGAACAACGTCTTCGGCACCAGAAACCTCGTGGACGCGGCCCGTGCCGCCGGGACGCAACGGTTCGTTTTCGTCTCCACCGACAAAGCGGCCGATCCTGTGAGCGTGTACGGCTGTTCGAAGCGGATCGCCGAAGAGATCGTGCTCTCCAGCGATGGTGAGGTCTGTGCCTACATGGTGGTCAGGTTCGGCAATGTCCTCGGATCCCGTGGGAGCATCATGCCGCTCTTCAAGGAACAGATTCTCACCGGAGGGCCCGTGACCATCACCACCCCCGGGACCACCCGCTTCTTCATGACCATACCGGAAGCGGCCTCCCTCATCCTCAAGGCGGGAGGCGTCACGGAGAAGGGAGCGCTCTTCGTCCTCGACATGGGCAAACCCATCCGGATACAGGACCTCGCCGAACAGATGATCAGATTCTACGGCTTCGAACCCCACCGTGACATCCCCATCGAGTACATCGGTCTTCGCCCTGGAGAGAAGGAACACGAAACCCTCACCGCAGAGGACGAGGAGCTCAAGCCCACCCCCTACCCGGGGATCCTCCAGGTGGTGAGGAACGGTGGGGCGAACCTCCCGGTGGAGAGAATCGTCGAAGAGCTCCGGCCCATCTGTTTCCGGATGCCGGGAAAGGAGTACCTCTACCGGAACAGGGAGCACCTCTCTGAGGTGCTCGCGACATACTTTTCCTCCTATCGGGTGCTGGTGAGGCGTTCGGCATGA
- the ligA gene encoding NAD-dependent DNA ligase LigA, whose protein sequence is MTEQEAKREIDRLVELLQRADYEYYVLGRPHLTDQEYDSLFERLKTLETRFPHLRRPDSPIQRVGSDLTVDFPEVAHTIPVLSLDKAYTETEVLSWIEKTERAAGKPLGFVIEEKIDGVSLVLYYRGGILDRAVTRGNGRVGNDITPNARTIRQIPLRIPENGEVVVRGEVYLPLQYFDEINARMEVPYANPRNLAGGVLRRKNSAEVARVPLHFLAYDGYLPFPVATYTESLDYLIDWGFPVNPRHERLPAGTPDREARIRTFIERERSGRATLDYQIDGLVFKVNELDVRERLGYTGHHPRWAIAYKFEAPQAVTELLRIDVQVGRTGRVTPVARLKPVELSGSTISNVTLHNEDYVQALELAPGDLVAISKRGDVIPAIEKVVEKNEEGVPVWRMPEHCPECGSPLERRGAHHFCPNRNCPAVITGRLKFFVSPKQMDIRVLGNETIDFLVEKGYIRRIPDLYTFDYWKLLDEPGFGEKKISQIVQGIEESKKRPFSTVLVALGIPEVGPSVVETLIRGGITSIDRLFTIADRGDVEALTRLEGIGEKTARQLMETLRDPEWRKEIEELRKAGLSFEEERPTVVSGGPFEGQAWCVTGSFRHFTPRSKAEELIASLGGKVVSSVSSKTTHLLVGENPGSKLEKARSLGVRLVSEDQFIEMLKAAGVDPFNEKEKGPSASQEASEPPRQPDLFSS, encoded by the coding sequence ATGACCGAGCAGGAAGCCAAGAGGGAGATCGACCGACTCGTCGAACTCCTCCAGCGGGCGGACTACGAGTACTACGTCCTCGGCCGACCCCACCTCACCGACCAGGAATACGACAGCCTCTTCGAGCGCCTCAAGACCCTCGAGACACGGTTCCCCCACCTCCGGCGCCCCGATTCCCCCATCCAGCGCGTGGGCTCCGATCTCACCGTGGACTTCCCCGAAGTCGCACACACCATCCCGGTCTTGAGCCTCGACAAAGCCTACACCGAGACCGAGGTCCTCTCCTGGATCGAGAAGACCGAGCGCGCCGCAGGCAAGCCCCTCGGATTCGTCATAGAAGAGAAGATCGACGGCGTCTCCCTGGTGCTCTACTACCGGGGCGGCATCCTCGATCGTGCCGTCACCCGCGGCAACGGAAGGGTGGGGAACGACATCACCCCCAACGCCAGAACCATCAGGCAGATCCCCCTGCGCATTCCGGAAAACGGAGAGGTCGTGGTCCGGGGTGAGGTCTACCTCCCCCTCCAGTACTTCGACGAGATCAACGCCCGGATGGAAGTCCCCTACGCCAACCCCCGCAACCTCGCAGGGGGCGTACTGCGCAGGAAGAACAGCGCCGAGGTCGCCCGGGTACCCCTCCACTTCTTGGCCTACGACGGCTACCTTCCCTTCCCGGTCGCCACCTACACCGAGAGCCTCGACTACCTCATCGACTGGGGATTCCCGGTGAACCCGCGCCACGAACGCCTCCCCGCCGGAACCCCTGACCGTGAAGCCCGCATCCGCACCTTCATCGAGAGGGAACGCAGCGGGCGGGCGACCCTCGACTACCAGATCGACGGCCTGGTCTTCAAGGTGAACGAACTCGATGTCCGGGAACGCCTCGGCTACACCGGCCACCATCCACGATGGGCCATCGCCTACAAATTCGAGGCCCCACAGGCCGTGACCGAACTCCTCCGCATCGACGTCCAGGTGGGGCGCACCGGCCGCGTCACCCCTGTTGCACGCCTCAAGCCCGTTGAGCTCTCGGGTTCCACCATCTCCAACGTCACCCTCCACAACGAGGACTACGTCCAGGCCCTCGAGCTCGCACCCGGCGACCTCGTCGCCATCTCCAAGCGGGGGGACGTCATACCTGCCATCGAGAAGGTGGTGGAGAAGAACGAGGAGGGCGTGCCGGTCTGGCGCATGCCCGAACACTGCCCCGAGTGCGGCTCTCCCCTCGAGCGCCGGGGAGCCCACCACTTCTGTCCAAACAGGAACTGCCCTGCCGTGATCACGGGCAGGCTCAAGTTCTTCGTGAGCCCCAAACAGATGGACATCCGTGTCTTGGGGAACGAGACCATCGACTTCCTCGTGGAGAAGGGCTACATCCGGCGTATCCCCGACCTCTACACCTTCGACTACTGGAAGCTCCTCGACGAGCCCGGTTTTGGGGAGAAGAAGATCAGTCAGATCGTCCAGGGCATCGAGGAGAGCAAGAAGCGCCCCTTCTCCACCGTGCTCGTGGCCCTCGGGATCCCGGAGGTAGGCCCGAGCGTGGTCGAGACCCTCATACGGGGCGGCATCACGAGCATCGACCGGCTCTTTACCATCGCCGATAGAGGTGATGTCGAAGCCCTCACCCGGCTCGAAGGCATAGGTGAGAAGACCGCCCGGCAGCTCATGGAGACACTGAGAGACCCCGAGTGGCGGAAGGAAATCGAGGAGCTCCGGAAGGCAGGCCTCTCCTTCGAGGAGGAGCGACCTACCGTGGTCTCCGGCGGCCCCTTCGAAGGCCAGGCCTGGTGTGTGACCGGGAGCTTCCGGCACTTCACCCCCAGAAGCAAGGCCGAAGAGCTCATCGCCTCTCTCGGCGGGAAAGTGGTAAGCAGTGTCTCATCGAAGACCACCCACCTCCTCGTGGGCGAAAACCCCGGCTCCAAGCTGGAGAAGGCCCGCTCCCTCGGTGTCCGCCTGGTCTCCGAAGACCAGTTCATCGAGATGCTGAAGGCCGCGGGGGTGGACCCCTTCAATGAGAAAGAGAAGGGGCCCTCTGCCTCGCAAGAGGCATCTGAGCCCCCTCGTCAACCGGATCTCTTCTCCTCCTGA
- a CDS encoding glycoside hydrolase family 88/105 protein encodes MTMPTIDPERLREIIDLVAKRTMNVDFTWDWPAGVAFHGICRAWEATGKDEYLEFLIRWVDEYLEVGLPPFTVNACAMGHTLLTLHEATGETRYMDLVMQKVRYLREEAPRFGEGVLQHTVSTKNDFPEQAWVDTLFMAAYFLLRVGVTLQDDEIIEDALSQYYWHEELLQDETTNLFYHAWDNLSGTHLSGIFWGRGNAWAALTMAEALRLIDYTYPMFMQIEGALRDLLSALVRLQSEEGLWHTVLTDPSSYLETSASAGIAAALVLYGHPLHGKYVARALNGIVDNIGPDGSVRNVSAGTAVMRDVEAYKQIPKKRVQGWGQGLALVFLSSLLQQHKEHE; translated from the coding sequence ATGACTATGCCGACCATTGATCCAGAGAGGCTTCGAGAGATCATCGATCTCGTAGCGAAGAGGACCATGAACGTGGACTTCACGTGGGACTGGCCCGCGGGAGTGGCCTTTCATGGCATCTGCAGGGCCTGGGAGGCCACAGGGAAGGACGAGTACCTCGAGTTCCTCATCCGGTGGGTGGACGAGTATCTGGAAGTGGGGCTCCCTCCCTTCACCGTGAACGCCTGTGCCATGGGCCACACCCTCCTCACCCTTCACGAAGCCACGGGCGAGACCCGGTACATGGACCTCGTGATGCAGAAGGTCCGCTACCTCCGGGAGGAGGCCCCCAGATTCGGGGAGGGAGTGCTCCAACACACGGTGTCCACCAAGAACGACTTCCCGGAGCAGGCATGGGTGGACACCCTCTTCATGGCCGCCTACTTCCTCCTCCGGGTGGGGGTGACGCTCCAGGACGATGAGATCATCGAGGACGCCCTCTCCCAGTACTACTGGCACGAGGAGCTCCTCCAGGACGAGACCACCAACCTCTTCTACCACGCCTGGGACAATCTCTCGGGAACCCATCTCTCAGGGATCTTCTGGGGGAGGGGAAACGCATGGGCCGCCCTCACCATGGCGGAGGCCCTCAGACTCATCGACTACACCTACCCCATGTTCATGCAGATCGAGGGGGCGCTCAGGGATCTCCTGAGCGCCCTGGTGAGACTCCAATCCGAGGAAGGGCTCTGGCACACGGTGCTCACCGATCCTTCTTCCTATTTGGAGACGAGTGCCTCCGCGGGCATCGCCGCGGCCCTCGTACTCTACGGGCATCCCCTTCACGGGAAATATGTCGCACGCGCTCTGAATGGTATAGTCGACAACATCGGGCCCGACGGCTCGGTGCGGAACGTCTCCGCCGGTACCGCAGTGATGAGGGACGTGGAGGCCTACAAGCAGATACCGAAAAAACGTGTACAGGGATGGGGACAGGGGCTGGCCCTCGTCTTCCTCTCATCTCTACTTCAGCAGCACAAGGAGCACGAATGA
- a CDS encoding carbohydrate ABC transporter permease, translated as MNYRQTTRILRSVLTHAVVILLGYVMIYPVLWMIASSLKENSEIFASASLIPRAPSFEAYVRGWKGVGGVSFATFFQNSFFYSTMATVGTLLSSSLVAYGFARIRFRGRAFWFTCMLLTMMLPYQIVMIPQYILFFKLGWVNTFAPLIVPTFFGQPFFIFLMIQFIRGIPLELDESAKIDGCSRFTTFRHIIFPLMSPALVTSAIFQFYWKWDDFLGPLLYLNRPVHYTVSLALRMFSDPTTSTDWAAIFAMGTLSLVPIFLIFMFFQRYLVEGITVSGLKG; from the coding sequence ATGAACTACAGGCAGACGACAAGGATCCTTCGTTCGGTCCTCACCCATGCGGTGGTGATACTCCTGGGGTACGTGATGATCTATCCGGTGCTCTGGATGATCGCAAGCTCCCTCAAGGAGAACTCCGAGATCTTCGCCTCGGCTTCGCTCATTCCCCGTGCTCCTTCCTTCGAGGCCTACGTGCGGGGGTGGAAAGGGGTGGGCGGGGTCTCGTTCGCCACCTTTTTCCAGAACTCCTTCTTCTACTCCACCATGGCGACCGTGGGTACCCTCCTCTCCTCCTCCCTGGTTGCCTATGGGTTCGCCCGCATCCGGTTCCGGGGAAGGGCCTTCTGGTTCACCTGTATGCTCCTCACCATGATGCTCCCCTATCAGATCGTGATGATCCCCCAGTACATCCTCTTCTTCAAACTGGGGTGGGTGAACACCTTCGCCCCCCTCATCGTACCGACCTTCTTCGGCCAGCCCTTCTTCATCTTCCTCATGATCCAGTTCATAAGGGGTATTCCCCTCGAGCTTGACGAATCCGCGAAGATCGACGGGTGCAGCAGGTTCACCACCTTCAGACACATCATATTCCCTCTCATGAGCCCCGCCCTGGTGACGAGCGCCATCTTCCAGTTCTACTGGAAGTGGGACGACTTCCTCGGACCGCTCCTCTATCTCAACCGGCCCGTACACTACACGGTCTCGCTCGCCCTGAGGATGTTCTCGGATCCCACCACTTCCACGGACTGGGCCGCCATCTTCGCCATGGGGACGCTCTCTCTGGTCCCCATCTTCCTCATCTTCATGTTCTTCCAGCGATACCTCGTCGAGGGGATCACAGTCTCCGGATTGAAAGGATAA
- a CDS encoding glucosidase, translating to MSHVQQSLEIAYIGGGSRGWAWKLMADLALEPALTGRVRLYDIDQEAARLNERIGNRLSSRSDVKGKWHYETRTSLKDALEGVDVVIISIMPGTFKEMEVDVHAPEPFGIYQSVGDTTGPGGLFRALRTIPIYEEFAQAIKTWAPKAWVINYTNPMALCVRTLYEVFPEVKAFGCCHEVFGTQELLASMVVHEGLVQDPPQRREIHINVLGLNHCTWIDRASFRGVDLLPMYRRFAERHREEGFETGGERTWENDYFTSAHKVKFDLFLRFGLIAAAGDRHLAEFFPVSWYLKDPETVRSWKFSLTPVSWRVENQKSLEARARRLASGEEEVELAPSGEEGVLMLKAIAGVEETVSNVNLPNRGQIANLPPGTVVETNALFRYDSVQPVQAGALPSSLLGHLTRHVAQQETISRAGLERNWDLAFRAFLSDPLVAHLSPSEAERLFSLMREKLSPSMPGWE from the coding sequence ATGAGTCACGTACAACAGTCACTCGAGATCGCCTACATAGGAGGGGGATCCCGCGGATGGGCATGGAAGCTCATGGCGGATCTCGCACTCGAACCCGCCCTCACCGGAAGGGTCCGCCTCTACGACATCGATCAGGAGGCGGCGCGCCTCAACGAACGGATCGGCAACCGGCTCTCCAGCCGCTCCGATGTGAAGGGGAAGTGGCACTACGAGACCAGGACGAGCCTCAAGGATGCGCTCGAGGGCGTGGATGTGGTGATCATCTCCATCATGCCCGGCACCTTCAAGGAGATGGAGGTGGACGTCCATGCGCCCGAGCCCTTCGGGATCTACCAGTCGGTGGGCGACACCACGGGACCGGGCGGCCTGTTCAGGGCCCTGAGGACCATTCCGATCTACGAAGAGTTCGCGCAGGCCATCAAGACCTGGGCGCCCAAGGCCTGGGTGATCAACTACACCAACCCCATGGCACTCTGTGTGCGGACCCTCTACGAGGTGTTCCCGGAGGTGAAGGCCTTCGGATGCTGTCATGAGGTCTTTGGAACCCAGGAACTCCTCGCCTCGATGGTGGTACACGAGGGCCTTGTCCAGGATCCTCCGCAGCGCAGGGAGATCCACATCAATGTCCTGGGGCTGAACCACTGCACATGGATCGACAGGGCTTCGTTCCGGGGGGTGGACCTCCTCCCGATGTACCGGCGCTTCGCGGAGCGTCACAGGGAGGAGGGGTTCGAGACAGGGGGCGAACGAACCTGGGAGAACGACTACTTCACGAGCGCCCACAAGGTGAAGTTCGACCTCTTCCTGCGGTTCGGACTCATCGCAGCGGCAGGGGACAGACATCTCGCGGAGTTCTTCCCTGTATCCTGGTACTTGAAGGACCCCGAGACCGTGCGCTCCTGGAAGTTCAGTCTCACCCCGGTCTCCTGGCGGGTGGAGAATCAGAAGTCGCTCGAGGCGCGGGCGCGGAGGCTCGCCTCCGGTGAGGAAGAGGTGGAGCTCGCCCCGTCGGGAGAGGAAGGGGTCCTCATGCTGAAGGCCATCGCTGGGGTGGAGGAGACGGTGAGCAACGTGAACCTTCCCAACCGAGGACAGATCGCCAATCTCCCGCCGGGGACGGTGGTGGAGACCAACGCCCTCTTCAGGTACGACTCGGTGCAACCCGTCCAGGCCGGGGCCCTTCCCTCTTCCCTCCTCGGTCATCTCACCCGGCATGTGGCACAACAGGAAACCATCTCGAGGGCCGGTCTCGAGCGGAACTGGGACCTCGCCTTCAGGGCCTTCCTCTCCGATCCTCTCGTAGCCCACCTTTCCCCGAGCGAGGCCGAGAGGCTCTTCTCCCTCATGCGAGAAAAACTCTCGCCCTCGATGCCTGGCTGGGAGTGA